One Tolypothrix bouteillei VB521301 DNA window includes the following coding sequences:
- the recA gene encoding recombinase RecA: MAVNTTDAAGKQKALNMVLNQIERTFGKGTIMRLGDATRMRVETISSGALTLDLALGGGIPKGRVIEIYGPESSGKTTLALHAVAEVQRNGGIAAYVDAEHALDPTYAAALGVDIENLLVSQPDTGEAALEIVDQLVRSAAVDIVVIDSVAALVPRAEIEGEMGDAHVGLQARLMSQALRKITGNIGKSGCTVIFLNQLRQKIGVTYGNPETTTGGNALKYYASVRLDIRRIQTLKKGTEEFGNRVKVKVAKNKVAPPFRVAEFDIIFGKGISTIGCLVDLAEETGVLIRKGAWYSYSGENISQGRDNAIKYMEEKPEFTDKIKQLVREKLEMGAVVSANSVGKPSDDDEEDADEDFEEE, translated from the coding sequence ATGGCTGTTAACACGACTGATGCTGCTGGCAAGCAAAAAGCGCTCAACATGGTACTCAATCAGATTGAGCGTACCTTTGGCAAAGGAACTATCATGCGCCTGGGTGATGCTACCCGTATGCGGGTAGAAACTATTTCTAGTGGGGCGCTTACCCTGGATCTGGCATTAGGTGGCGGTATTCCCAAGGGAAGGGTCATTGAGATTTACGGTCCTGAAAGTTCTGGTAAAACGACGTTAGCACTACACGCAGTTGCTGAAGTACAAAGAAATGGCGGTATCGCTGCTTACGTTGATGCAGAACATGCCCTCGATCCTACCTACGCCGCTGCATTGGGTGTTGATATTGAAAATTTGTTAGTATCTCAACCCGATACAGGGGAAGCGGCTTTGGAGATTGTTGACCAATTGGTTCGTTCTGCTGCAGTTGATATTGTAGTCATCGACTCAGTAGCAGCATTGGTTCCTCGTGCTGAAATTGAAGGCGAAATGGGTGATGCACACGTCGGTCTTCAAGCGAGATTGATGAGCCAAGCGTTACGCAAAATCACTGGTAATATTGGAAAATCTGGTTGTACAGTTATTTTCCTCAACCAGTTGCGGCAAAAAATCGGTGTTACCTATGGAAACCCAGAAACAACAACTGGTGGTAATGCTCTCAAATACTACGCTTCAGTACGCCTAGATATTCGCCGGATTCAAACCTTGAAAAAAGGGACTGAAGAATTTGGTAACCGTGTCAAAGTCAAAGTTGCTAAAAATAAGGTCGCACCACCTTTTAGAGTGGCAGAATTTGACATTATCTTTGGCAAAGGTATTTCTACTATAGGTTGTCTGGTAGACTTGGCTGAAGAAACAGGAGTTCTTATCCGTAAGGGTGCTTGGTACAGTTATAGTGGTGAAAATATCTCCCAAGGTCGGGATAACGCTATTAAATACATGGAAGAGAAGCCTGAATTTACCGACAAGATTAAACAGTTAGTACGAGAAAAATTAGAAATGGGTGCTGTTGTTTCTGCTAATTCAGTCGGTAAGCCAAGTGACGATGATGAAGAAGATGCAGACGAGGACTTTGAAGAGGAGTAA
- the xseA gene encoding exodeoxyribonuclease VII large subunit, with the protein MTFNLPDSLIPETALTVAGLTDYIRFLLEQDEELRRVWVTGEVSSTNKHRSGLFFTLQDPEATAAIKCVVWNGQLPKLAQLPVSGEQLIVLGSLKLYRERGEYQLSVWQAFPAGVGLQALRYQQIRQRLEAEGLFDPQRKRSLPTHPQTIGVVTSGTAAAWGDIQKTLKQRYPGLQVLFSPAIVQGDQAPQSIINAIRRVEKDGRAEVLIVSRGGGAVEELACFNDERVVRAVANCSIPVITGIGHQRDESLVDLVADAAVHTPTAAAELVVPSLAQLYAEHQQRAIALQESVRYSFQRAENKLQQMQNRLWRLRLDRQVQQDFQALSWKRQQLIRATTVRLQRSVQHIEMLRQKLTTLDPKAVLQRGYAVVRLENGAIARSAIELTVGQDLSVQLGQGEVKVKVVDVNDF; encoded by the coding sequence ATGACTTTTAACCTCCCTGACTCTCTCATTCCTGAAACAGCACTGACAGTAGCAGGATTAACAGATTACATTCGCTTCCTGTTGGAGCAAGATGAGGAATTGCGCCGGGTTTGGGTGACTGGAGAAGTTTCTAGCACTAACAAGCACCGCAGTGGCTTATTTTTTACGCTACAAGACCCAGAGGCTACGGCAGCTATTAAGTGTGTGGTCTGGAACGGTCAATTGCCAAAATTGGCACAACTTCCTGTCTCAGGGGAGCAGTTAATTGTTTTGGGAAGTCTTAAACTTTACCGAGAACGGGGAGAGTACCAACTGAGTGTTTGGCAGGCTTTTCCTGCTGGTGTTGGTTTGCAAGCCTTGCGTTACCAACAAATACGACAACGCTTGGAGGCAGAAGGATTATTTGACCCACAAAGAAAGCGATCGCTTCCTACGCATCCCCAAACTATTGGTGTGGTCACATCTGGGACAGCTGCCGCTTGGGGTGATATTCAAAAGACCCTAAAACAACGATATCCGGGATTGCAAGTTTTGTTTTCTCCTGCAATCGTACAGGGTGACCAAGCACCTCAATCTATTATCAACGCCATTAGAAGGGTGGAAAAAGATGGACGTGCAGAAGTGCTGATTGTATCACGGGGTGGGGGTGCTGTGGAGGAATTAGCATGCTTTAATGACGAACGGGTAGTACGAGCAGTGGCAAATTGTTCGATACCAGTTATTACGGGGATCGGGCATCAAAGAGATGAATCATTGGTAGATTTGGTTGCAGATGCTGCGGTGCATACTCCTACTGCAGCGGCGGAATTGGTTGTACCATCGCTAGCCCAATTGTACGCCGAACATCAGCAACGAGCTATCGCTTTACAAGAAAGCGTGCGTTATTCTTTTCAAAGGGCGGAAAATAAATTACAACAAATGCAAAACCGTTTGTGGCGCTTGCGGTTAGATCGACAAGTTCAGCAGGACTTTCAAGCTTTAAGTTGGAAGCGCCAGCAGTTAATAAGAGCGACAACCGTGCGGTTGCAGCGATCGGTACAGCATATAGAAATGTTGCGGCAAAAGTTGACAACTCTCGATCCAAAAGCGGTCCTTCAGCGCGGTTATGCAGTGGTGCGATTGGAAAATGGTGCGATCGCTCGTTCTGCGATTGAGCTAACTGTAGGACAAGATTTGTCGGTTCAGTTGGGTCAGGGTGAAGTTAAAGTAAAGGTTGTTGATGTCAATGATTTTTGA
- the xseB gene encoding exodeoxyribonuclease VII small subunit has product MVNVTDKEGWNYEAKVAEVERIIARIESGDLELQEVFEQFTSAVEYLRQCEGFLQERQQQVELLIETLHD; this is encoded by the coding sequence ATGGTTAACGTGACTGATAAAGAAGGTTGGAATTACGAAGCTAAGGTTGCTGAGGTAGAAAGAATTATTGCTCGCATTGAGTCGGGTGATTTGGAGTTGCAGGAGGTTTTCGAGCAATTTACGTCTGCTGTTGAGTATTTGCGTCAGTGTGAGGGGTTTTTACAAGAACGACAGCAGCAGGTTGAGTTGTTGATTGAGACTTTGCACGATTAG